AAAGGGTTAATAAAAAAACAATAACAATAGAACCACAACCTTTACCTATTACGGCTAGGGGTGGAAAAAAAATAGCTAAAAGAACTCTCCAAATACTCATTTTGTTTGATTTTGATTGATTTTGATTGATGAATGTACTTATTAGACGATAAAGGGCTATATATGTTACATTATTTTTATGAAAATGATATTTAGCAACATTTACTTTTTTCAGATTGATGAATTGGAGCATTGTACTTATATTTGCAGCCTTAATAAGTAGAAAAATGCAACTCACAGAACAAGAGGTAATCCGAAGAGAGAAATTAACCAAATTAAGAGAATTAGGTATTGATCCTTATCCAGCTGCTTTATACCCAGTGGATACAACCTCAAAAAATATAAAAACGGACTATAAAGAAGGTAAAAAAGTTATTGTTGCCGGTCGTTTAATGCGTAAAAAAATACAAGGAAAAGCTTCTTTTGCTGCGTTACAAGATAGTGAAGGTCGTGTACAATTATATTTTAATAGAGATGAAATCTGTACTGAAGATGACCATTCTAAATACAATGAAATCTTCAAAAAATTAACAGATTTAGGAGATATCATTGGGGTTGAAGGAGAACTCTTCACCACACAGGTAGGCGAAAAAACAGTCTTGGTAAAAGATTTTACTATTCTTTGTAAAGCATTACGCCCATTACCCTTACCAAAAGTTGATCCTGACGGAAAAGTACATGATGAATTTAATGATCCAGAATTACGTTACCGCCAGCGTTACGTAGATTTAATCGTGAATCCATCTGTAAAACAAACCTTCATTAAAAGAACTAAAATAACTAATAGTATTCGCCAATTCTTTAATGATAGAGAATATCTAGAAGTTGAAACTCC
This genomic stretch from Cellulophaga algicola DSM 14237 harbors:
- a CDS encoding YqaE/Pmp3 family membrane protein, with product MSIWRVLLAIFFPPLAVIGKGCGSIVIVFLLTLCGWVPGVIAALVILNNPDN